The following are encoded in a window of Acinonyx jubatus isolate Ajub_Pintada_27869175 chromosome D4, VMU_Ajub_asm_v1.0, whole genome shotgun sequence genomic DNA:
- the GLT6D1 gene encoding putative glycosyltransferase 6 domain-containing protein 1 isoform X1: protein MCVFLPAAGASSQASRRRTQALRLVSSWNKDHNCAFCTDHCKDRMNTNTVPGTWKRPDVVTITDWLAPVIWEGTFNRQVLGRYYGRQNLTIGLAVLATGRTADQYLEMFMRSANKHFMSGYRVVFYIMVDALSRLPDLEPDPLRTFKVLPIKGDRWGDFHLTHMSSLAEHILGHIEDEVDFLFSMTVNRVFQNDFGVETLGASVAQLHAWWYFKNKDIPYERRPKSAACIPFGQGDFYYDGSVIGGRPLEVLTLIEGYLQGVTHDHKNGLNSTYERHLNKYFFTHKPTKLLSPEYSWNTALRPPAQVWSVKATRLSRWYF from the exons AACAAGGACCATAATTGTGCTTTCTGCACAGACCACTGCAAGGACCGAATGAACACCAACACAGTGCCCGGCACGTG GAAACGCCCTGATGTTGTCACAATCACGGACTGGCTGGCCCCAGTCATATGGGAAGGCACCTTCAATAGACAGGTCCTGGGGAGATATTACGGGAGACAGAACCTCACCATAGGCTTGGCTGTCCTTGCCACTGGCAG GACTGCGGACCAGTACCTGGAGATGTTCATGCGATCAGCGAATAAGCACTTCATGAGCGGCTACAGAGTTGTCTTTTACATCATGGTGGACGCCTTGTCCAGGCTGCCGGACCTGGAGCCAGATCCTCTCCGAACTTTCAAGGTCCTCCCCATCAAAGGAGACCGGTGGGGTGACTTTCACCTCACACACATGAGTTCCCTGGCTGAGCACATACTAGGGCACATTGAGGACGAAGTCGACTTTCTGTTCAGCATGACCGTCAACAGGGTCTTCCAGAACGACTTTGGGGTGGAGACCCTGGGCGCGTCCGTGGCTCAGCTCCATGCctggtggtattttaaaaacaaggacatCCCTTATGAGAGGAGGCCCAAATCGGCAGCGTGCATCCCGTTTGGGCAGGGGGACTTCTACTATGACGGCTCGGTCATCGGTGGCAGGCCCCTGGAGGTCTTAACCCTCATCGAAGGTTACCTGCAAGGGGTCACTCACGACCACAAGAATGGGCTGAATAGCACCTACGAGAGGCACCTGAACAAGTATTTTTTCACGCACAAGCCCACCAAGCTGCTGTCTCCCGAATACAGCTGGAACACGGCACTCCGGCCCCCCGCGCAGGTCTGGTCGGTCAAGGCCACACGGCTCTCCCGCTGGTACTTCTGA
- the GLT6D1 gene encoding putative glycosyltransferase 6 domain-containing protein 1 isoform X5 produces MNTNTVPGTWKRPDVVTITDWLAPVIWEGTFNRQVLGRYYGRQNLTIGLAVLATGRTADQYLEMFMRSANKHFMSGYRVVFYIMVDALSRLPDLEPDPLRTFKVLPIKGDRWGDFHLTHMSSLAEHILGHIEDEVDFLFSMTVNRVFQNDFGVETLGASVAQLHAWWYFKNKDIPYERRPKSAACIPFGQGDFYYDGSVIGGRPLEVLTLIEGYLQGVTHDHKNGLNSTYERHLNKYFFTHKPTKLLSPEYSWNTALRPPAQVWSVKATRLSRWYF; encoded by the exons ATGAACACCAACACAGTGCCCGGCACGTG GAAACGCCCTGATGTTGTCACAATCACGGACTGGCTGGCCCCAGTCATATGGGAAGGCACCTTCAATAGACAGGTCCTGGGGAGATATTACGGGAGACAGAACCTCACCATAGGCTTGGCTGTCCTTGCCACTGGCAG GACTGCGGACCAGTACCTGGAGATGTTCATGCGATCAGCGAATAAGCACTTCATGAGCGGCTACAGAGTTGTCTTTTACATCATGGTGGACGCCTTGTCCAGGCTGCCGGACCTGGAGCCAGATCCTCTCCGAACTTTCAAGGTCCTCCCCATCAAAGGAGACCGGTGGGGTGACTTTCACCTCACACACATGAGTTCCCTGGCTGAGCACATACTAGGGCACATTGAGGACGAAGTCGACTTTCTGTTCAGCATGACCGTCAACAGGGTCTTCCAGAACGACTTTGGGGTGGAGACCCTGGGCGCGTCCGTGGCTCAGCTCCATGCctggtggtattttaaaaacaaggacatCCCTTATGAGAGGAGGCCCAAATCGGCAGCGTGCATCCCGTTTGGGCAGGGGGACTTCTACTATGACGGCTCGGTCATCGGTGGCAGGCCCCTGGAGGTCTTAACCCTCATCGAAGGTTACCTGCAAGGGGTCACTCACGACCACAAGAATGGGCTGAATAGCACCTACGAGAGGCACCTGAACAAGTATTTTTTCACGCACAAGCCCACCAAGCTGCTGTCTCCCGAATACAGCTGGAACACGGCACTCCGGCCCCCCGCGCAGGTCTGGTCGGTCAAGGCCACACGGCTCTCCCGCTGGTACTTCTGA
- the GLT6D1 gene encoding putative glycosyltransferase 6 domain-containing protein 1 isoform X4 — protein sequence MNFKRKIVVLVSCVFSFLLLEHRLRKRPDVVTITDWLAPVIWEGTFNRQVLGRYYGRQNLTIGLAVLATGRTADQYLEMFMRSANKHFMSGYRVVFYIMVDALSRLPDLEPDPLRTFKVLPIKGDRWGDFHLTHMSSLAEHILGHIEDEVDFLFSMTVNRVFQNDFGVETLGASVAQLHAWWYFKNKDIPYERRPKSAACIPFGQGDFYYDGSVIGGRPLEVLTLIEGYLQGVTHDHKNGLNSTYERHLNKYFFTHKPTKLLSPEYSWNTALRPPAQVWSVKATRLSRWYF from the exons GAAACGCCCTGATGTTGTCACAATCACGGACTGGCTGGCCCCAGTCATATGGGAAGGCACCTTCAATAGACAGGTCCTGGGGAGATATTACGGGAGACAGAACCTCACCATAGGCTTGGCTGTCCTTGCCACTGGCAG GACTGCGGACCAGTACCTGGAGATGTTCATGCGATCAGCGAATAAGCACTTCATGAGCGGCTACAGAGTTGTCTTTTACATCATGGTGGACGCCTTGTCCAGGCTGCCGGACCTGGAGCCAGATCCTCTCCGAACTTTCAAGGTCCTCCCCATCAAAGGAGACCGGTGGGGTGACTTTCACCTCACACACATGAGTTCCCTGGCTGAGCACATACTAGGGCACATTGAGGACGAAGTCGACTTTCTGTTCAGCATGACCGTCAACAGGGTCTTCCAGAACGACTTTGGGGTGGAGACCCTGGGCGCGTCCGTGGCTCAGCTCCATGCctggtggtattttaaaaacaaggacatCCCTTATGAGAGGAGGCCCAAATCGGCAGCGTGCATCCCGTTTGGGCAGGGGGACTTCTACTATGACGGCTCGGTCATCGGTGGCAGGCCCCTGGAGGTCTTAACCCTCATCGAAGGTTACCTGCAAGGGGTCACTCACGACCACAAGAATGGGCTGAATAGCACCTACGAGAGGCACCTGAACAAGTATTTTTTCACGCACAAGCCCACCAAGCTGCTGTCTCCCGAATACAGCTGGAACACGGCACTCCGGCCCCCCGCGCAGGTCTGGTCGGTCAAGGCCACACGGCTCTCCCGCTGGTACTTCTGA
- the GLT6D1 gene encoding putative glycosyltransferase 6 domain-containing protein 1 isoform X3: MSHGATEPRTHGPPVEELRLSDWFHPGKRPDVVTITDWLAPVIWEGTFNRQVLGRYYGRQNLTIGLAVLATGRTADQYLEMFMRSANKHFMSGYRVVFYIMVDALSRLPDLEPDPLRTFKVLPIKGDRWGDFHLTHMSSLAEHILGHIEDEVDFLFSMTVNRVFQNDFGVETLGASVAQLHAWWYFKNKDIPYERRPKSAACIPFGQGDFYYDGSVIGGRPLEVLTLIEGYLQGVTHDHKNGLNSTYERHLNKYFFTHKPTKLLSPEYSWNTALRPPAQVWSVKATRLSRWYF; encoded by the exons GAAACGCCCTGATGTTGTCACAATCACGGACTGGCTGGCCCCAGTCATATGGGAAGGCACCTTCAATAGACAGGTCCTGGGGAGATATTACGGGAGACAGAACCTCACCATAGGCTTGGCTGTCCTTGCCACTGGCAG GACTGCGGACCAGTACCTGGAGATGTTCATGCGATCAGCGAATAAGCACTTCATGAGCGGCTACAGAGTTGTCTTTTACATCATGGTGGACGCCTTGTCCAGGCTGCCGGACCTGGAGCCAGATCCTCTCCGAACTTTCAAGGTCCTCCCCATCAAAGGAGACCGGTGGGGTGACTTTCACCTCACACACATGAGTTCCCTGGCTGAGCACATACTAGGGCACATTGAGGACGAAGTCGACTTTCTGTTCAGCATGACCGTCAACAGGGTCTTCCAGAACGACTTTGGGGTGGAGACCCTGGGCGCGTCCGTGGCTCAGCTCCATGCctggtggtattttaaaaacaaggacatCCCTTATGAGAGGAGGCCCAAATCGGCAGCGTGCATCCCGTTTGGGCAGGGGGACTTCTACTATGACGGCTCGGTCATCGGTGGCAGGCCCCTGGAGGTCTTAACCCTCATCGAAGGTTACCTGCAAGGGGTCACTCACGACCACAAGAATGGGCTGAATAGCACCTACGAGAGGCACCTGAACAAGTATTTTTTCACGCACAAGCCCACCAAGCTGCTGTCTCCCGAATACAGCTGGAACACGGCACTCCGGCCCCCCGCGCAGGTCTGGTCGGTCAAGGCCACACGGCTCTCCCGCTGGTACTTCTGA